In one Mycobacteroides chelonae genomic region, the following are encoded:
- the pcrA gene encoding DNA helicase PcrA, with product MPSDSSSHSDALLDGLNPQQRAAVAHQGSPLLIVAGAGSGKTAVLTRRIAYLLAERDVSPGQILAITFTNKAAAEMRERVANLVGRRANSMWVSTFHSSCVRILRNQASLLPGLNSNFSIYDSDDSRRLLQMIGRDMSLDIKRYSPRLLATAISNLKNELISPEQAVANLSIDDDAGELRRIVADVYGEYQRRLRAANALDFDDLIGETVAVLQQFPQIAQFYRRKFRHILVDEYQDTNHAQYVLVRELVGAHVDRTVDPDSPEPAELCVVGDADQSIYAFRGATIRNIEEFERDYPNAKTILLEQNYRSTQNILSAANAVIAKNTNRREKRLWTDSGEGELIVGYVADNEHDEASFIAREIDGLFDRSDANYGDVAVFYRTNNNSRSLEEIFIRTGIPYKVVGGVRFYERKEIRDIVAYLRVLTNPGDAVSLRRILNTPRRGIGDRAEACVAVHAETAGIGFGEALADAAAGKVAMLNSRSEKAIAAFMDMLDEIRATLRTDPGALPDIGDVVDAVLNHTGYRYELENSSDPQELARLDNLNELVSVAHEFSADAANAQAAGEDLPVDDEDVGAPPGSLEAFLERVSLVADADELPESTAGVVTMMTLHTAKGLEFPVVFVTGWEDGMFPHMRALGDPVELAEERRLAYVGITRARQRLYLSRAKVRSSWGQPMMNPESRFLQEIPQDLIDWRRTDPLPGRIATGSGSYGGGGYGSSGSRGGFGGGGGSLGAPSKKRTKPLLVLEPGDRVSHDKYGLGKVMEVTGVGESATSLIDFGSDGRVKLMHNFAPVQKL from the coding sequence ATGCCCAGCGACTCGAGCTCGCACAGCGACGCCTTACTCGACGGCCTGAACCCGCAGCAGCGGGCCGCCGTCGCACACCAGGGGTCGCCGCTGCTGATCGTCGCTGGCGCCGGGTCCGGGAAGACCGCGGTGTTGACCCGTCGCATCGCTTACCTCCTGGCCGAGCGCGACGTGAGCCCAGGACAGATCCTGGCCATCACCTTCACCAACAAGGCCGCCGCCGAGATGCGTGAGCGCGTGGCGAACCTCGTGGGCCGACGTGCCAACTCCATGTGGGTCTCGACCTTCCACTCCAGCTGCGTGCGCATCCTGCGGAACCAGGCTTCTCTGCTGCCCGGACTGAACTCCAACTTCTCGATCTACGACTCCGATGACTCCCGGCGACTGCTGCAGATGATCGGGCGCGATATGAGCCTGGACATCAAGCGCTACTCACCACGCCTGCTGGCCACCGCCATCTCCAACCTGAAGAACGAGCTCATCTCGCCGGAGCAGGCGGTGGCCAACCTCAGCATCGACGACGATGCCGGTGAGCTGCGCCGAATCGTCGCCGACGTGTACGGCGAATATCAGCGGCGCCTGCGTGCGGCCAATGCCCTGGACTTCGACGACCTCATCGGTGAAACCGTGGCCGTGCTGCAGCAGTTCCCGCAGATCGCGCAGTTCTACCGCCGCAAGTTCCGGCACATCCTGGTTGACGAGTACCAGGACACCAACCACGCCCAGTACGTGTTGGTCCGCGAACTAGTGGGTGCTCACGTGGACCGCACGGTTGATCCGGACAGCCCGGAACCAGCGGAGCTGTGCGTGGTGGGCGACGCCGACCAGTCCATCTACGCGTTCCGAGGTGCCACAATTCGCAACATCGAGGAATTCGAGCGCGACTACCCCAACGCGAAAACCATTCTGCTGGAACAGAACTATCGATCCACGCAGAACATATTGAGTGCTGCCAACGCTGTTATCGCCAAGAATACCAACCGCAGAGAGAAGCGGTTGTGGACTGATTCCGGTGAGGGCGAGCTGATCGTGGGCTACGTCGCGGACAACGAACACGACGAGGCGTCGTTCATCGCCCGGGAGATCGACGGACTTTTCGATCGCAGCGACGCCAACTACGGCGACGTCGCGGTGTTCTATCGCACCAACAACAACTCCCGGTCACTTGAAGAGATTTTCATTCGAACCGGAATTCCGTACAAAGTCGTTGGGGGAGTGCGGTTCTACGAGCGTAAGGAAATCCGCGACATCGTCGCGTACCTACGAGTGCTGACCAATCCGGGTGATGCGGTGAGCCTGCGGAGAATCCTCAACACCCCGCGCCGGGGTATCGGTGATCGGGCCGAGGCGTGCGTGGCAGTGCATGCCGAAACCGCGGGCATCGGTTTCGGAGAAGCGCTCGCAGACGCCGCGGCAGGCAAGGTCGCGATGCTGAACTCTCGCTCCGAGAAGGCAATTGCCGCCTTCATGGACATGCTCGACGAGATTCGCGCCACGTTGCGCACTGACCCTGGGGCATTGCCCGATATCGGCGATGTGGTTGACGCCGTGCTCAACCACACCGGATATCGATATGAGCTGGAGAACAGCAGCGACCCGCAAGAGTTGGCGCGACTCGACAACCTCAATGAATTGGTCAGTGTTGCACACGAATTCAGTGCTGATGCGGCCAACGCCCAGGCGGCCGGCGAGGATCTGCCGGTCGACGACGAGGATGTCGGTGCGCCCCCGGGAAGCCTGGAGGCGTTCCTGGAACGGGTGTCGCTGGTGGCCGATGCCGACGAGCTGCCCGAATCCACCGCCGGTGTGGTCACGATGATGACCCTGCACACGGCCAAGGGGCTGGAGTTCCCGGTGGTCTTCGTGACCGGCTGGGAAGACGGCATGTTCCCGCACATGCGTGCCCTGGGAGATCCTGTAGAGCTGGCCGAGGAACGCAGGCTTGCCTACGTCGGGATCACGCGCGCCCGCCAGCGTCTGTATCTGAGCCGGGCCAAGGTGCGTTCATCGTGGGGGCAGCCCATGATGAACCCGGAATCGCGCTTCCTGCAAGAGATTCCACAAGACCTGATCGACTGGCGGCGCACCGATCCGCTGCCTGGCCGTATCGCGACGGGCTCCGGAAGCTACGGCGGCGGTGGCTACGGGTCTAGCGGATCACGCGGAGGATTTGGCGGTGGCGGCGGTTCGTTGGGCGCTCCCTCCAAGAAGCGCACCAAGCCGCTGCTGGTGCTGGAGCCCGGCGATCGCGTGAGTCATGACAAGTACGGGCTGGGCAAGGTCATGGAGGTCACCGGTGTCGGCGAGAGTGCCACATCGCTTATCGACTTCGGCAGTGACGGACGTGTGAAGCTGATGCACAACTTCGCGCCCGTCCAGAAGCTCTAG
- a CDS encoding M23 family metallopeptidase, giving the protein MTQHRTTRTRGGRSTAPTENEITNIVPIDEFGLSDALERPELEDYDVYEDAPEEGAEAEQQTALDQIEQDWEEDTDESDRIRASIEATADWFAASAARTRDPRDTPTDKLPRISSGGVHRRREIGQVGKTRIALAAMAAGAAAAAGYTALSEHDAATAADHHSLALGSSAAVMAAHGPQLISAPLATDASVTDEQLAKATAFASERADREKRLLAPRFVMPTNGTFTSGFGYRWGALHGGIDIANSIGTPIVAAADGVVIATGPTAGYGAWVKIRHSDGTVTLYGHINTWEVSVGQRVMAGDRIATIGNRGNSTGPHLHFEVLLGGSQRIDPQGWLANKGITFSRFGD; this is encoded by the coding sequence TTGACACAGCATCGAACGACACGCACGCGTGGTGGTCGGAGCACGGCACCGACCGAGAACGAGATCACCAACATCGTGCCGATCGACGAGTTCGGCCTGAGTGACGCGCTAGAGCGCCCAGAGCTCGAGGACTACGACGTCTACGAGGACGCTCCTGAAGAGGGCGCCGAGGCCGAGCAACAGACCGCTCTCGATCAGATCGAGCAGGACTGGGAAGAAGACACCGACGAGTCCGATCGGATTCGCGCCTCCATCGAGGCCACCGCGGACTGGTTCGCCGCCTCTGCCGCACGCACCAGAGACCCCCGTGACACCCCCACCGACAAGCTGCCCCGGATCAGCAGCGGAGGCGTGCACCGCCGCCGCGAGATCGGCCAGGTAGGCAAGACACGCATCGCCCTGGCGGCCATGGCCGCCGGTGCCGCTGCCGCCGCCGGATACACCGCGCTCAGCGAGCACGATGCCGCGACGGCCGCCGATCACCACAGCCTCGCGCTGGGTAGCTCCGCAGCGGTGATGGCCGCCCACGGACCGCAGTTGATCTCCGCTCCGCTGGCCACCGACGCCTCGGTCACCGATGAGCAGCTGGCGAAGGCCACCGCCTTCGCTTCCGAGCGGGCGGACCGCGAGAAGCGTCTGCTGGCTCCGCGCTTCGTGATGCCGACCAACGGAACCTTCACCTCCGGATTCGGATACCGCTGGGGTGCGCTGCACGGCGGCATCGATATCGCCAACAGCATCGGCACGCCGATCGTGGCCGCAGCCGACGGCGTCGTCATCGCGACGGGCCCGACCGCCGGTTACGGCGCCTGGGTCAAGATCCGCCACTCGGACGGCACTGTGACCCTGTACGGCCACATCAACACGTGGGAAGTATCGGTGGGTCAGCGCGTGATGGCGGGCGATCGCATCGCCACCATCGGTAACCGCGGCAACTCCACCGGCCCGCACCTGCATTTCGAAGTGCTGCTGGGTGGTTCGCAGCGCATCGACCCGCAGGGCTGGCTGGCCAACAAGGGCATCACCTTCAGCCGCTTCGGCGACTGA